Proteins found in one Streptomyces sp. NBC_00461 genomic segment:
- a CDS encoding SCO0930 family lipoprotein produces MKTSWRSASYVVGAAAMLALTTACGQDSGTSSVGSQNVGATAAAGDYGSVAAGGTTAASPSNGYGADGQGSAAQPSAAGKLAVTQNAELGKVLTDGGGLTLYRFDADTAEPPKSSCDGDCAKTWPPVPADDATAGAGIDKALLGEVTRADGTKQLTISGWPAYRYAKDSKAGDIAGQGVGGKWFALAPDGKKATLASLPGLSVRTDPTLGKIVVDKNGMTVYRFLKDVAWPDPISNCTGSCLEKWPAVAPVEPNDTKGVEKKGLMGFTRPDGVKQMTVDCWPAYTFSGDKAPGETNGQGVGGTWYAMAPDGKPVGAPKK; encoded by the coding sequence ATGAAGACCTCCTGGCGGAGCGCCTCGTATGTGGTGGGCGCCGCGGCCATGCTGGCCCTGACGACGGCGTGCGGCCAGGACAGCGGCACTTCCTCCGTGGGCAGCCAGAACGTCGGGGCCACGGCCGCGGCGGGCGATTACGGCAGCGTCGCCGCCGGCGGCACGACCGCCGCCAGTCCCAGCAACGGCTACGGGGCCGACGGGCAGGGCTCCGCGGCCCAGCCCTCGGCCGCGGGCAAGCTTGCCGTCACCCAGAACGCCGAACTCGGCAAGGTGCTGACGGACGGCGGCGGTCTGACCCTGTACCGCTTCGACGCGGACACCGCCGAGCCGCCCAAGTCGAGCTGCGACGGCGACTGCGCCAAGACCTGGCCGCCGGTTCCCGCGGACGACGCCACGGCCGGCGCCGGCATCGACAAGGCCCTGCTCGGCGAGGTCACCCGGGCCGACGGCACCAAGCAGCTGACCATCAGCGGCTGGCCCGCGTACCGCTACGCGAAGGACTCCAAGGCCGGGGACATCGCCGGTCAGGGCGTGGGCGGCAAGTGGTTCGCGCTCGCCCCCGACGGCAAGAAGGCCACGCTCGCGAGCCTGCCCGGTCTGTCGGTGCGCACCGACCCCACGCTCGGCAAGATCGTCGTCGACAAGAACGGCATGACGGTCTACCGCTTCCTGAAGGACGTGGCCTGGCCCGACCCGATCTCCAACTGCACCGGTTCCTGCCTGGAGAAGTGGCCGGCCGTCGCCCCGGTCGAGCCCAACGACACCAAGGGCGTCGAGAAGAAGGGCCTGATGGGCTTCACCCGCCCCGACGGCGTCAAGCAGATGACCGTCGACTGCTGGCCGGCGTACACCTTCTCCGGTGACAAGGCGCCCGGGGAGACCAACGGCCAGGGCGTGGGCGGCACGTGGTACGCCATGGCGCCCGACGGAAAGCCGGTCGGCGCGCCGAAGAAGTAG
- a CDS encoding SAM-dependent methyltransferase has protein sequence MERPAWAPRSIDISVPSVSRIYDYYLGGSHNFEVDRDAARKAMEFMPGLPKIMQANRAFMRRAVRFAVDEGIDQFLDIGSGIPTFGNSHEVAQAARPGAHVVYVDHDPVAVAHSEAVLAGNEGAGVVAADLRKPQEILASAEVERLIDLNRPVALLLVAILHFVEDEDDPYGAVAELREALAPGSLLILTHASYEGIPLPAERAAGTVDVYKDIRNPLIMRSRDDIARFFEGYDMVEPGLVSMPHWRPETAPEDEDPYAFSGFAGVGRTA, from the coding sequence ATGGAGCGTCCCGCCTGGGCCCCACGAAGCATCGACATCTCGGTGCCCAGTGTCTCCCGCATCTACGACTACTACCTGGGCGGTTCGCACAACTTCGAGGTCGACCGGGACGCGGCCCGCAAGGCGATGGAGTTCATGCCGGGGCTCCCCAAGATCATGCAGGCGAACCGTGCCTTCATGCGCAGGGCCGTGCGCTTCGCCGTGGACGAGGGCATCGACCAGTTCCTGGACATCGGTTCGGGCATTCCCACCTTCGGCAACTCCCACGAGGTGGCCCAGGCGGCCCGGCCCGGCGCGCACGTCGTGTACGTCGACCACGACCCGGTCGCCGTCGCGCACAGCGAGGCGGTCCTCGCGGGCAACGAGGGTGCGGGCGTCGTCGCCGCCGACCTCCGCAAGCCCCAGGAGATCCTCGCGAGCGCCGAAGTGGAGCGACTGATCGACCTGAACCGGCCAGTGGCGCTCCTTCTGGTTGCCATACTGCACTTCGTGGAAGACGAGGACGACCCGTACGGGGCCGTGGCCGAACTGCGCGAGGCGCTCGCGCCCGGCAGCCTGCTGATCCTCACCCATGCCTCGTACGAGGGAATCCCGCTCCCCGCCGAGCGGGCGGCGGGCACGGTGGACGTGTACAAGGACATTCGCAACCCGCTGATCATGCGTTCGCGCGACGACATCGCGCGGTTCTTCGAGGGGTACGACATGGTGGAACCGGGACTGGTGTCGATGCCGCACTGGCGGCCCGAGACGGCACCGGAGGACGAGGATCCTTATGCGTTCTCCGGGTTCGCCGGCGTGGGGCGTACGGCGTGA